A section of the Oryza sativa Japonica Group chromosome 1, ASM3414082v1 genome encodes:
- the LOC4326290 gene encoding pollen-specific leucine-rich repeat extensin-like protein 4, translating to MGTLPPFPPLLLLVAVIFSFLSSSCFAVTSHEAAAIARRQLLNFEKHGDHVHIDIDIEIKVSNPRLAAAHRALHALKRALYSDPGNFTGDWAGPDVCAYNGVLCAPSPDNASASAVASLDMNAADVAGYLPREIGLLSDLAVLHLNSNRFCGVIPEEVANMTRLYELDVSNNRLVGAFPGAVLRVPELSYLDIRFNDFDGPIPPELFLRPYDAIFLNNNRFTSGIPDTIGRSTASVIVLANNDLGGCIPPTIGQAAATLDQFVFLNNSLTGCLPLESGLLANATVFDVSHNLLTGAIPATMGGLAKVEQLDLSHNTFTGVVPGDVCGLPALTNLSVSYNFIAGEDAQCSSALLDAKLDKSLEDEANCMGNVRPMQRSAGECAPVVSHPVDCSKTKPCGWPAPAKKPAPESSKHSPPPPPPPAPVQSPPPPAPVVSPPSPVFSPPPAFSPPPPPKTSPPPPVSSPPPPPPPTMSPPPPIQEPVILPPILSAKYQSPPPPFFEGY from the coding sequence ATGGGCACCCTCCCACCATtcccgcccctcctcctcctcgtcgccgtcatcttctccttcctctcctcgtCGTGCTTTGCTGTGACCAGCCATGAGGCGGCGGCCATCGCGCGGCGCCAGCTGCTCAACTTCGAGAAGCACGGCGACCACGTCCACATCGATATCGACATCGAGATCAAGGTGAGCAAcccgcggctggcggcggcgcacaggGCGCTGCACGCGCTGAAGCGGGCGCTCTACTCCGACCCCGGCAACTTCACCGGCGACTGGGCCGGCCCCGACGTGTGCGCCTACAACGGCGTGCTctgcgcgccgtcgccggacaACGCGTCGGCGAGCGCCGTCGCGTCGCTGGACATgaacgccgccgacgtcgcgggCTACCTGCCCAGGGAGATCGGCCTCCTGTCCGACCTCGCCGTGCTCCACCTCAACTCCAACCGCTTCTGCGGCGTCATCCCGGAGGAGGTCGCCAACATGACGCGGCTCTACGAGCTCGACGTCAGCAACAACCGCCTCGTCGGCGCGTTCCCCGGCGCGGTGCTCCGCGTCCCCGAGCTCAGCTACCTCGACATCCGGTTCAACGACTTCGACGGCCCCATTCCGCCGGAGCTCTTCCTCCGCCCCTACGACGCCATCTTCCTCAACAACAACCGCTTCACCTCCGGCATCCCGGACACCATCGGCAGGTCCACCGCGTCGGTCATCGTCCTCGCCAACAACGACCTCGGCGGCTGCATCCCGCCCACCATCGGCCaggccgccgccacgctcgaCCAGTTCGTCTTCCTCAACAACAGCCTCACCGGCTGCCTGCCCCTCGAGTCGGGCCTCCTCGCCAACGCCACGGTGTTCGACGTCAGCCACAACCTGCTGACCGGCGCCATCCCCGCGACGATGGGTGGCCTGGCCAAGGTCGAGCAGCTTGACCTGTCGCACAACACCTTCACCGGCGTTGTGCCGGGCGACGTCTGCGGGCTGCCGGCGTTGACGAACCTGTCGGTCTCGTACAACTTCATCGCCGGGGAAGACGCCCAGTGCAGCAGCGCGCTGCTGGATGCGAAGCTCGACAAGTCGTTGGAGGACGAGGCTAACTGCATGGGCAACGTGAGGCCGATGCAGAGGAGTGCCGGTGAATGTGCCCCGGTCGTGAGCCATCCGGTGGATTGCAGCAAGACCAAGCCCTGTGgatggccggcgccggcgaagaagCCAGCGCCGGAGAGCTCAAAGcattcaccgccgccgccgccgccaccagcaccGGTACAATCCCCGCCACCACCGGCACCGGTGGTATCCCCGCCATCGCCAGTGTTCTCTCCACCGCCtgccttctcgccgccgccgccgcccaagacatctcctccaccgcctgtctcctcgccgccgccaccgccaccgccgactatgtccccgccgccgccaattCAAGAGCCCGTCATCCTCCCGCCAATATTGTCAGCAAAATACcaatcgccaccgccaccgtttTTCGAAGGATACTGA
- the LOC136356338 gene encoding probable indole-3-pyruvate monooxygenase YUCCA5: protein MHVAVYKSGEAYRGKKVLVVGCGNSGMVVSLDLCDHSALPAMVVRDAVHVLPGEVLGKSTFELAVLLMAWLPLWLVDKILVLLAWFVLGNLAKLGIRRPTTGRLGAMGRRLGGGRAAPAVRRPASRR, encoded by the coding sequence ATGCATGTCGCGGTCTACAAGTCCGGCGAGGCGTACCGCGGCAAGAAGGTGCTCGTCGTCGGGTGCGGCAACTCCGGCATGGTGGTGTCGCTCGACCTGTGCGACCACAGCGCCCTCCCGGCGATGGTGGTGCGCGACGCCGTCCACGTCCTCCCTGGCGAGGTGCTCGGCAAGTCCACGTTCGAGCTCGCCGTGTTGCTCATGGCGTGGCTCCCGCTCTGGCTCGTCGACAAgatcctcgtcctcctcgcctgGTTCGTCCTCGGCAACCTCGCCAAGCTCGGCATCCGCCGCCCCACCACTGGGCGGCTGGGGGCGATGGGGCGACGGCTTGGAGGGGGGCGTGCAGCGCCGGCGGTACGGCGACCGGCGTCGAGGCGGTGA